A portion of the Bacteroidales bacterium genome contains these proteins:
- a CDS encoding alkaline phosphatase family protein, with translation MRINILKIATIAISLLLSITSNAQVKDTVLPDNYVVMLSLDGFRWDYSTVYKTPNLNQIAANGVKADAMISCYPSKTFPNHYSMATGLYPDNHGIVNNSFFDSVLGFYSIGDRQSVEFPDFYGGEPIWVTAEKQGVISASFYWVGSESQIKGVQPTYWKKYSQRIPLSNRIDTVIHWLSLPKSVRPRLITWYYQEPDWTSHEYSPVSPKTKAVVENIDSLLGVFIVKVKALPNASKINIIIVSDHGMASISKDKVVNLSSYIDKDWFDVVAGGNPVYSLQPKEQYSKQALEILKKIPNLKVWERDSIPKRYHYGKNPRVSDILIEADLGYSVNWGSDRERFSGGTHGYDNQYPDMQGIFYAFGPAFKKGYHQPAFMNIDLYPLITHILGIKPEPVDGKLYEVEGMLN, from the coding sequence ATGCGCATAAATATTTTAAAAATAGCAACTATTGCTATTAGTTTACTGCTTTCTATAACCTCCAATGCACAGGTTAAAGATACAGTTCTACCCGATAATTATGTAGTAATGCTTTCGCTTGATGGTTTTAGATGGGATTATTCAACCGTATATAAGACTCCAAATCTAAACCAGATTGCAGCAAATGGTGTAAAAGCGGATGCAATGATTTCATGCTATCCATCTAAAACTTTTCCCAATCACTACAGTATGGCTACTGGACTATACCCCGATAATCATGGAATAGTAAATAACTCTTTCTTTGATTCGGTTCTCGGTTTCTACTCAATAGGTGATAGGCAAAGTGTAGAATTTCCTGATTTTTATGGTGGTGAACCAATATGGGTTACCGCAGAGAAGCAGGGTGTAATATCGGCTTCGTTTTATTGGGTAGGCAGCGAATCGCAAATAAAAGGTGTTCAACCAACCTACTGGAAAAAATATAGCCAGAGAATCCCCCTTTCTAATAGAATAGATACGGTTATTCACTGGCTATCATTACCAAAAAGTGTAAGACCAAGATTAATTACATGGTACTATCAAGAACCCGATTGGACTAGCCATGAATATAGTCCTGTATCGCCAAAAACCAAGGCGGTTGTTGAAAATATCGATAGCTTACTTGGAGTTTTTATTGTTAAAGTTAAAGCCCTTCCCAATGCATCAAAAATCAATATTATAATCGTTTCCGATCATGGGATGGCTAGTATTTCTAAGGATAAAGTCGTAAATCTTTCAAGTTATATAGATAAGGATTGGTTTGATGTTGTAGCTGGTGGAAATCCAGTATATAGCCTTCAACCTAAAGAGCAGTATTCTAAACAAGCCTTGGAGATACTCAAAAAAATTCCTAACCTCAAAGTTTGGGAACGGGATAGTATTCCTAAAAGATATCATTATGGTAAAAACCCCAGAGTTTCAGATATTCTTATTGAAGCAGATTTAGGTTATAGTGTAAATTGGGGTAGCGATAGGGAGCGATTTTCTGGCGGTACTCATGGTTATGATAACCAATACCCCGATATGCAAGGAATTTTCTATGCATTTGGCCCAGCCTTTAAGAAAGGTTATCATCAACCTGCATTTATGAATATTGATCTTTACCCCTTAATTACTCATATTCTTGGAATAAAGCCTGAACCTGTTGATGGTAAACTCTATGAAGTGGAAGGGATGCTAAATTAA
- a CDS encoding prolyl oligopeptidase family serine peptidase, with the protein MKKLLFLIAVLFPLISYSQDEQTLKSEISKLKEDNVDLNHRLDQLQKMVDDGLWYNKLADYAFIDKVFMYGSPPAKVKNPTAMGAKNPLKFWSYIFIPKNIDLSKKYPLLVLPHGGVHADFTTYYTHIIREMMAQGYIVVAPEYRGSTGYGKGFYEQIDYGGLENDDCDASRQYMIENYDFIDKDRVGIIGWSHGGMIALMNIFNNPNAYKCAFAGVPVSDLIARMGYSTEDYREEFSADFHLGKTAHEDVNLYRQRSPAWNAAKLQTPLLIHTNTNDDDVYVLEVEHLIQALKAEGKKFEYEIFKDIPGGHSFDRIDSKTAKEIRVKIYKFLAQYLNPPKSIKSVEEINKAAYLPLK; encoded by the coding sequence ATGAAAAAGTTACTATTTCTAATAGCAGTACTTTTCCCATTAATCTCATACTCTCAGGATGAGCAGACTTTAAAAAGCGAGATTTCAAAGCTAAAAGAGGATAATGTGGATCTTAATCATCGCTTAGACCAGCTACAAAAAATGGTTGATGATGGGCTATGGTACAATAAACTTGCCGATTATGCATTCATCGATAAAGTATTTATGTACGGATCTCCGCCGGCTAAGGTAAAAAACCCAACCGCAATGGGGGCAAAGAATCCTCTTAAATTTTGGTCATACATCTTTATTCCTAAAAATATTGATCTGTCTAAAAAATACCCTTTATTGGTTTTGCCTCATGGTGGAGTACATGCCGATTTTACAACCTATTACACTCATATTATCCGTGAAATGATGGCTCAAGGGTATATTGTTGTTGCTCCAGAGTATCGTGGAAGTACAGGGTATGGCAAGGGATTTTATGAGCAGATTGATTATGGTGGATTAGAGAATGACGACTGTGATGCCAGCCGCCAGTATATGATAGAAAATTACGATTTTATTGATAAGGATAGGGTAGGCATTATTGGCTGGAGTCATGGTGGAATGATTGCTTTAATGAATATATTCAATAATCCAAATGCCTATAAATGTGCCTTTGCTGGTGTTCCTGTTTCAGACCTTATTGCTCGAATGGGATATTCCACGGAAGATTACAGAGAAGAATTTTCTGCCGACTTTCATTTGGGAAAGACAGCTCACGAGGATGTAAACCTATATCGTCAGCGTTCTCCTGCATGGAATGCTGCTAAATTACAAACCCCATTATTAATCCATACCAATACCAACGATGATGATGTATACGTTTTGGAGGTTGAGCATTTGATTCAAGCATTAAAAGCGGAAGGGAAAAAATTTGAATATGAGATATTCAAGGATATTCCTGGTGGTCACTCGTTCGATAGGATTGATTCAAAAACGGCAAAAGAGATTCGTGTAAAAATATATAAATTTCTTGCTCAGTATCTTAACCCTCCAAAGTCGATTAAAAGTGTTGAGGAAATTAATAAAGCAGCGTATCTTCCTTTGAAATAG
- a CDS encoding BlaI/MecI/CopY family transcriptional regulator: MKELTKAEEEVMEYLWKLNKAFVKDILELFPEPKPAYTTVSTMVRILERKGMVGFNAYGKNHEYYPLVTKKEYARLCFKHVLTKHYNNSWKKFASFFSSENEVTLSELEELKKLIDDQIEQRKAKKNE; encoded by the coding sequence ATGAAGGAACTAACAAAAGCAGAAGAAGAAGTAATGGAGTATTTATGGAAGCTTAATAAGGCTTTCGTAAAGGATATCCTAGAACTCTTTCCAGAGCCTAAACCTGCCTATACTACCGTCTCTACCATGGTTAGAATATTAGAGCGGAAAGGTATGGTGGGGTTTAATGCCTACGGCAAAAATCATGAATACTATCCTTTAGTTACCAAGAAGGAATATGCAAGGCTTTGCTTCAAACATGTGCTAACAAAGCACTATAACAACTCATGGAAAAAGTTCGCCTCATTCTTCTCCTCCGAGAATGAGGTAACTCTCTCGGAGCTAGAAGAGCTGAAAAAGCTTATCGATGATCAAATAGAACAACGAAAAGCAAAGAAAAATGAATAA
- a CDS encoding M56 family metallopeptidase, which yields MNNLLLYILSVGVCLALFVSAYQIFLKTSNQFNLCRFYLIASILLSFLIPSMPIDLGINPLFSFESKKVLHEKIESIDLTLIKDKIDESNLKNYSNWSVNSLRNIGLIVFSISLLLFIRFIYRFGSIIFIHTSGKKVKSKEGLNLIFTDKTDNAFSFLRYIFINPLKFSDEEKRLIIEHECEHIRHFHSIDLMLVELLIVLQWFNPFAYIARRKLIELHEFIADNGVIRNGADPYSYQNLLLSVVTSSCLPSAGNQLSAFITKKRIAMIGKPMNQTGRWINFLILVPIAVILIIGISAFSPKESIENEVTYKTPKSIISQNNNLSGKEELMARVRKELKDVNLKDFYINVQPKGSNTIASPDNYSSYSVILKKDCIFNLYFFSGSKEDKLVAKIESGKPEELVLEKEFNFSYSSKTTFVPKQTGAYRLSVSNLSSKRADALMVVTFNESILSQSKDNQDLQKVDTLKKKITSKNDEEVFLVVEQMPSFGTEDANGFRAWIAANLKYPKEAADKGIQGRVFVQYIVEKDGSITNVKVVRSANSILDKEAIRVVESSPKWNPGKQKGKPVRVSFTFPITFTLN from the coding sequence ATGAATAATCTACTATTGTATATTTTATCAGTGGGAGTTTGTCTTGCACTATTCGTGTCTGCATATCAAATCTTCTTGAAGACTAGTAATCAATTTAACCTATGTAGGTTTTATCTGATAGCCTCTATTCTTTTGTCTTTTCTAATTCCTTCAATGCCAATTGATTTGGGGATAAACCCATTATTCAGCTTTGAATCAAAAAAGGTGTTACATGAAAAAATTGAATCGATTGATTTAACCTTAATAAAAGATAAAATAGATGAATCAAACCTAAAGAATTATTCCAATTGGAGTGTAAATTCTTTACGAAATATTGGGTTAATTGTATTTTCAATATCCCTTCTTCTATTCATTCGATTCATTTACCGTTTTGGTTCAATAATCTTTATTCACACTTCTGGGAAAAAAGTGAAATCAAAAGAAGGATTAAACCTGATTTTTACTGATAAAACAGATAATGCTTTTTCATTTCTAAGGTATATTTTTATTAACCCTTTAAAATTTTCTGATGAAGAAAAAAGGTTGATAATAGAGCATGAATGTGAACATATACGACATTTTCACTCAATCGACCTGATGCTAGTTGAACTTCTTATCGTATTGCAGTGGTTTAACCCTTTTGCATACATCGCACGACGTAAACTGATTGAACTTCATGAGTTTATTGCCGATAACGGTGTAATCAGAAATGGTGCCGACCCCTACTCCTATCAAAATCTTCTGCTTTCGGTTGTTACTTCTTCATGCCTGCCAAGCGCAGGAAACCAACTAAGTGCATTTATCACTAAAAAACGAATAGCCATGATAGGAAAACCGATGAACCAAACCGGACGATGGATTAACTTTTTAATTCTAGTGCCCATAGCTGTAATTCTAATTATTGGAATATCAGCATTTTCGCCTAAAGAATCAATAGAAAACGAGGTTACATACAAAACACCGAAATCAATTATATCCCAAAACAATAATTTATCGGGAAAAGAAGAATTGATGGCAAGGGTTCGGAAAGAACTTAAAGATGTAAATCTAAAAGATTTCTATATAAATGTACAGCCAAAAGGCTCAAATACAATAGCCTCTCCTGACAATTATAGTAGTTATTCTGTGATTTTAAAAAAGGATTGTATTTTCAACCTATACTTCTTTTCAGGCAGTAAAGAAGATAAACTTGTTGCCAAGATAGAAAGCGGAAAACCAGAAGAATTGGTTTTAGAGAAGGAATTCAATTTTTCATACTCTTCTAAAACAACCTTTGTTCCAAAACAAACTGGTGCTTATCGCTTATCAGTATCTAATCTCTCCTCTAAAAGAGCAGATGCATTGATGGTGGTTACTTTTAATGAATCAATTTTATCTCAAAGCAAGGATAATCAGGATTTACAAAAAGTCGATACATTAAAGAAAAAGATTACTTCCAAAAACGATGAAGAGGTATTCCTTGTTGTAGAACAAATGCCTAGCTTTGGAACGGAAGATGCTAATGGATTCCGAGCCTGGATTGCTGCTAATTTGAAATACCCTAAAGAGGCCGCGGATAAGGGGATTCAGGGAAGAGTGTTTGTGCAATATATTGTTGAGAAAGATGGTAGTATTACAAACGTAAAGGTAGTACGCAGTGCTAATTCAATTCTCGATAAAGAGGCAATAAGGGTTGTAGAATCTTCACCGAAATGGAATCCAGGAAAGCAAAAAGGAAAACCAGTTCGAGTATCATTCACTTTCCCAATCACTTTTACACTAAACTAA
- a CDS encoding MFS transporter — protein sequence MNRYLDINLYFNKVGFAFRALKSKNFKLFFIGQIVSLLGTFIQQIALGWLIYTLTNSAVYLGVIGFAAQIPALILTPIAGVYADRMNRRKVLIAAQTVAMFMALLMATLYFTGLIQVWHIIVIAIINGMAMAFDTPFRHAFLLEMVGDKELLQNAIALNSTLINSARFIGPMIGGFIIALVGEGYCFLINGLSFLAVIIALMSMKVIPANKGKTHGSIFRDLIEGFQYSYSFKPIKYLLLLVITTGFFGLSYQVFLPVFARDILHGNSQMLGFLTGTMGAGALTGAFYLASRKGISRIPKLILISAITFSVALMGFSISQNTAISLILMYFVGFGMIVQFASTNTLIQTIVDEDKRGRVVALYGMSFMGITPLGSLLLGTITPWAGVQYTIFTSAFICFVVAINFSRRLPIVRKAICK from the coding sequence TTGAATCGATACCTAGACATAAACCTATATTTTAATAAGGTTGGATTTGCTTTTCGCGCTCTAAAGAGTAAAAATTTTAAACTCTTTTTTATAGGACAAATAGTATCGTTACTTGGTACTTTCATTCAGCAAATAGCATTAGGATGGCTTATTTATACACTCACAAACTCAGCAGTATACTTAGGCGTAATTGGTTTTGCAGCGCAAATACCTGCTCTTATATTAACACCAATTGCAGGCGTTTATGCTGATAGGATGAATCGTCGTAAGGTTTTAATAGCAGCACAAACTGTTGCGATGTTTATGGCATTGCTTATGGCAACGCTATATTTTACTGGATTAATTCAAGTATGGCACATTATTGTGATTGCAATTATCAATGGAATGGCTATGGCCTTTGATACTCCATTTAGACATGCCTTTTTGCTTGAGATGGTTGGAGATAAAGAACTGCTTCAAAATGCAATTGCGCTTAATTCAACGCTAATTAATTCGGCACGGTTTATTGGTCCCATGATTGGCGGCTTTATTATTGCGTTAGTGGGTGAGGGTTACTGTTTTTTAATAAATGGTTTGAGTTTCTTGGCCGTAATTATTGCATTGATGTCGATGAAGGTAATTCCTGCAAATAAAGGTAAAACGCATGGTTCAATATTTAGAGACCTTATTGAGGGTTTCCAATACTCTTATAGCTTTAAACCAATAAAATATTTACTGCTACTAGTAATCACTACGGGTTTTTTTGGTTTATCGTATCAGGTTTTTCTTCCCGTATTTGCTCGTGATATCCTTCATGGGAACTCTCAGATGTTAGGTTTTCTGACAGGTACAATGGGTGCTGGGGCGTTAACTGGGGCTTTCTACCTAGCATCACGAAAAGGTATTTCTAGGATACCAAAGCTTATTCTTATATCTGCTATTACCTTTAGCGTTGCATTGATGGGATTTTCAATTTCACAAAACACCGCTATTTCACTTATATTGATGTATTTCGTTGGATTTGGTATGATAGTTCAGTTTGCATCAACCAATACTCTTATTCAAACCATTGTTGATGAGGATAAGCGGGGTAGGGTAGTCGCTTTATATGGGATGTCTTTTATGGGCATAACCCCATTGGGAAGTTTGCTGCTTGGTACAATTACTCCTTGGGCAGGGGTTCAGTATACAATATTCACATCTGCCTTTATTTGTTTTGTTGTAGCCATTAATTTTTCACGAAGGCTGCCAATTGTACGAAAAGCGATATGTAAATAA
- a CDS encoding amidase: MVLTILLVSSVVVNFYLFKTSDTIQDKIFSTEKLFDLKFSPAQRDSMVDGIKGYLDRYKEIHKYNLDNSVSPSFIFSPVPIYYQFGKDQIKIDWNPPKEVLMPEKIEQLCFSSVAELSVLIKSKKISSLELTKMYIARLKKYDPELHCVITLLEDRAINQAKKADEEISKGIYRGPLHGIPYGVKDLLALKGYPFTFGSKIYKNQIPEITSPVIQKLDEAGAVLVVKFSLGELAMDDTWFGGLTRNPWNTEKGSSGSSAGSASGTSAGLVAFSIGSETWGSIVSPSTVCGVTGLRPTYGRVSRTGAMALSWTMDKIGPICRTAEDCALVFDAIRGKDGQDPNLVDLPFNYNPKKDIKSLRIGYVEDYFKEKYDFRTNDSLTLKALQEMGINLIPIKLPEHIPSMAISIMLEAEAAAAFSDLTLTQKDTMMVLQKKGAWPNIFRQARFIPAVEYIQASRIRTQLIAEFMNVFKTVDVIVCPTWGGNQNLMTNLTGHPALLIPNGFGKDGLPTSITFLADWYNEADLLLVGSAYQKKAGFYQKHPDKFLP; encoded by the coding sequence ATAGTTCTTACTATTCTGCTAGTATCATCAGTAGTAGTAAATTTTTATCTATTCAAAACAAGTGATACTATTCAAGATAAAATCTTCTCTACCGAGAAACTTTTTGATCTAAAGTTTTCACCTGCTCAGCGAGATTCTATGGTTGATGGTATCAAAGGTTATTTAGATAGGTATAAGGAGATTCATAAATACAACCTTGATAATTCGGTTTCACCCTCTTTTATCTTTTCACCTGTTCCTATTTATTATCAGTTCGGAAAAGATCAAATAAAGATTGATTGGAATCCACCCAAAGAGGTTTTGATGCCCGAAAAAATCGAGCAACTTTGCTTTTCTTCCGTTGCTGAATTATCTGTTTTAATTAAGTCAAAGAAGATTTCATCTTTGGAGTTAACCAAGATGTACATTGCGAGGCTTAAAAAATACGATCCTGAATTACATTGCGTAATTACACTACTTGAGGATAGAGCTATAAATCAAGCTAAAAAAGCCGATGAGGAGATATCAAAGGGAATTTACAGAGGTCCACTACATGGGATACCCTATGGGGTAAAGGATTTGCTTGCACTTAAGGGATACCCATTTACCTTTGGTTCAAAAATCTATAAAAATCAAATTCCTGAGATTACATCACCTGTAATCCAAAAACTTGACGAGGCAGGAGCAGTGCTTGTTGTAAAATTTTCGTTGGGTGAATTGGCAATGGATGATACTTGGTTTGGAGGTCTTACTCGTAATCCTTGGAATACCGAAAAGGGTTCTAGTGGATCATCAGCTGGATCTGCTTCAGGAACATCAGCAGGCCTAGTAGCATTTTCAATTGGTTCAGAGACATGGGGTTCAATAGTTTCACCTTCAACAGTGTGCGGGGTAACTGGACTTCGTCCAACCTATGGTAGGGTTAGTAGGACAGGGGCGATGGCTCTCTCATGGACAATGGACAAGATTGGTCCAATTTGTCGTACAGCAGAGGATTGTGCATTGGTTTTTGACGCTATCAGAGGTAAGGATGGGCAAGATCCAAATCTTGTTGATTTGCCTTTCAACTACAATCCCAAGAAAGATATTAAAAGTTTAAGGATAGGTTATGTTGAGGATTACTTCAAGGAAAAATACGATTTTAGAACAAATGATAGCCTTACCTTAAAAGCATTACAGGAGATGGGAATTAATCTGATCCCAATAAAACTCCCTGAGCATATCCCTTCGATGGCGATTAGCATTATGCTTGAAGCGGAGGCTGCTGCGGCTTTTAGCGATCTTACATTAACCCAAAAAGATACCATGATGGTATTGCAAAAGAAAGGGGCATGGCCAAATATTTTCCGTCAAGCAAGATTTATACCTGCCGTTGAGTACATTCAGGCAAGTAGAATACGTACCCAGCTAATTGCTGAATTTATGAATGTTTTCAAAACCGTTGATGTTATAGTATGTCCAACGTGGGGCGGTAATCAGAACTTGATGACCAATTTAACTGGCCACCCTGCTTTACTAATTCCCAATGGTTTTGGAAAGGATGGACTTCCAACAAGTATTACCTTTTTAGCCGATTGGTACAATGAGGCAGATTTATTGCTTGTAGGTTCTGCTTACCAGAAAAAGGCAGGATTTTACCAAAAACATCCTGATAAGTTCTTGCCATAA
- a CDS encoding methylglyoxal synthase, whose protein sequence is MKKSKVKTIALVAHDNRKPDMIEWVEWNWEKLMRHKLICTGTTGRLVEEALIHMIGDGIYDHLQISKLKSGPLGGDQQLGAKIAEGDIDILIFFWDPMQAQPHDVDVKALLRLASVYNIPTATNRSTADFLISSPLLEIEYTPKLIDFSKYINRSLKM, encoded by the coding sequence ATGAAGAAATCAAAGGTAAAAACCATTGCACTTGTGGCGCACGATAACCGTAAACCGGATATGATAGAATGGGTGGAATGGAATTGGGAGAAATTAATGAGGCATAAGCTTATCTGTACGGGTACAACAGGTAGATTAGTTGAAGAGGCGCTAATTCATATGATTGGCGATGGAATATATGATCATCTTCAAATATCAAAGTTAAAATCGGGACCGCTAGGTGGAGATCAGCAATTAGGGGCCAAAATTGCTGAAGGCGATATTGATATCCTAATCTTTTTCTGGGATCCAATGCAGGCGCAACCACACGATGTGGATGTTAAGGCGCTATTACGCCTTGCCTCAGTTTATAATATACCAACAGCAACAAACCGTTCAACAGCCGATTTTCTTATTAGCTCACCATTGCTTGAAATTGAGTATACTCCAAAGTTGATCGATTTTTCAAAATACATAAATCGAAGTCTAAAAATGTAA
- a CDS encoding peptidase M64, with amino-acid sequence MKQNLILVLIGLALISCKPNKEQVNKPVTKVDSSIAAINKGDVDFDTYFVEKTMRMDYFHTGNAKEEKFALDKVLSDGIWGGSKKILIDKLELGLYFFEILDKETNILLYSRGFASVFGEWQTIPEASVRWGTFHESLRFPWPKKSVTILMKKRDAQNKFETIWTTNIDPSYRQVNPSDIIHSEKVDVIVENGPAQEKLDIVILGDGYSAKEMDKFRNDAKRLGNVLMNSEPFKSQSKNINIRAVESPSEQSGVNKPHHGVFKHSRLSVSYSAFDSERYALTYDNKTVRDVASAVPYEFMVILINERTYGGGGIYNLYTTVAADNKFSDYIMVHEMGHHMAALADEYYTSAVSYEIPEITVEPWETNVTALFDKINLKWKDLVDEGTPIPTPWNKAEFDAHGYKIQKERDSLRNAQVPENIMEALFTRQMDKENEFFATEKFKDKVGAFEGANYNAKGMYRSQLDCIMYTRHQVFCKVCQRSIVDVIQQYSK; translated from the coding sequence ATGAAACAAAATTTAATTTTAGTTCTAATTGGACTAGCGTTAATATCCTGTAAACCAAACAAGGAGCAAGTTAATAAACCAGTAACTAAAGTCGACTCTTCGATTGCAGCAATTAACAAGGGGGATGTTGATTTTGATACCTATTTTGTTGAAAAAACCATGCGTATGGATTACTTCCATACAGGCAATGCAAAGGAGGAAAAATTTGCCCTTGATAAAGTTCTCTCCGATGGTATTTGGGGCGGAAGTAAAAAGATTTTAATAGATAAACTTGAGTTAGGTTTATACTTCTTTGAAATTCTTGATAAAGAGACCAATATACTTCTTTACTCTAGGGGATTTGCAAGCGTTTTCGGCGAATGGCAAACCATTCCAGAAGCGAGTGTCCGTTGGGGAACATTTCATGAATCGCTACGTTTTCCTTGGCCTAAAAAATCCGTTACAATCCTTATGAAGAAAAGGGATGCTCAAAATAAATTTGAAACTATATGGACAACGAATATTGATCCTTCATATCGACAGGTGAATCCTTCGGACATTATACATAGCGAAAAAGTTGATGTGATTGTTGAAAATGGTCCTGCTCAGGAAAAATTGGATATCGTTATTCTAGGTGATGGCTATTCGGCAAAAGAGATGGATAAATTCCGTAATGATGCAAAGCGATTAGGAAATGTACTAATGAATTCTGAACCCTTTAAATCGCAGAGTAAAAATATTAATATTCGTGCCGTTGAGAGTCCTTCTGAGCAATCGGGTGTTAATAAGCCACATCATGGCGTTTTTAAGCATTCACGGCTATCAGTAAGCTATAGCGCATTCGATTCGGAACGTTATGCATTGACCTATGACAATAAAACTGTGAGAGATGTTGCTTCGGCAGTTCCATATGAATTTATGGTGATTTTAATAAACGAAAGAACCTATGGTGGCGGCGGGATTTACAATCTATACACCACTGTTGCTGCCGACAATAAGTTTTCTGATTACATAATGGTTCATGAAATGGGACATCACATGGCTGCACTTGCTGATGAGTACTATACTTCGGCAGTTTCCTATGAAATTCCCGAAATAACAGTTGAGCCTTGGGAAACCAATGTTACAGCACTTTTCGATAAAATTAATCTAAAATGGAAAGACCTTGTTGACGAAGGCACACCAATTCCAACCCCATGGAATAAAGCTGAGTTTGATGCACATGGTTACAAGATTCAAAAAGAGCGTGATAGTTTGAGGAATGCACAAGTTCCTGAAAATATTATGGAAGCCCTATTCACAAGACAAATGGATAAAGAAAATGAGTTTTTTGCTACTGAAAAATTCAAAGATAAAGTTGGCGCATTTGAAGGAGCGAATTACAATGCAAAAGGTATGTATCGTTCGCAATTGGATTGCATCATGTATACAAGGCATCAGGTATTCTGTAAGGTTTGCCAAAGAAGTATTGTTGATGTGATTCAACAGTATTCAAAATAA
- a CDS encoding DEAD/DEAH box helicase: MTHSNILSRFNITTLNDMQNEMLIAIHQPNDVVLISPTGSGKTIGFLLPILQLLEVDKIGVQTLIIVPTRELAIQIEQVFKQMGTVHKINCCYGGHEVRIEENNLQHPPVILVGTPGRLAHHLRRKNLLLDDTSILILDEFDKSLEFGFKEEMEYIINQCRNLKKRILTSATALKEIPDFVGVKNCTELNYTDSQIESKSILTIKSVRVKSDDKLEALMLLLGQIKSQATLVFCNHREVVNRISDQLTQNKVDHGFYHGALEQIDRERTLIKFRNGSINILITTDLAARGLDIPEIDAVIHYQLPATEDVMIHRNGRTARMHSNGTVYFLLDIDDYLPPFVGTIDGEEELPKTLTLPKPCDWKTMYIGAGKKDKINKMDIVGMLMQKGLLQKDELGKIEVLDHSAYVAIKRSKIVRTLQLIKEEKIKNKKVKMEISN; this comes from the coding sequence ATGACCCACTCAAATATACTTTCGCGTTTTAATATCACTACCTTGAACGACATGCAGAATGAAATGCTTATAGCAATTCATCAACCAAATGATGTCGTACTGATTTCCCCAACAGGTTCCGGTAAAACTATAGGTTTTTTACTGCCTATCTTACAATTATTGGAAGTAGATAAGATTGGGGTTCAAACTTTAATAATTGTGCCAACAAGAGAATTAGCCATTCAGATTGAGCAGGTATTTAAACAGATGGGAACAGTACATAAAATTAATTGCTGTTATGGAGGGCATGAGGTTCGTATCGAAGAGAATAATTTACAACACCCACCAGTCATTCTTGTTGGTACTCCCGGAAGGTTGGCACACCATTTACGACGAAAAAACTTGTTGTTAGATGATACCTCAATACTAATTTTAGATGAGTTTGATAAATCATTAGAATTCGGATTTAAGGAGGAGATGGAATACATTATAAATCAATGCAGAAACCTTAAAAAACGAATTCTTACTTCAGCAACTGCTTTGAAAGAAATTCCCGATTTTGTTGGTGTCAAAAACTGTACAGAGTTAAATTATACGGATAGTCAAATAGAGTCAAAATCAATTTTAACTATTAAATCGGTAAGGGTAAAGAGCGACGATAAATTGGAGGCTTTAATGCTTTTATTGGGTCAGATTAAATCGCAAGCTACCCTTGTTTTTTGTAATCACAGGGAAGTGGTAAATAGAATATCAGATCAATTAACACAAAACAAGGTGGATCATGGTTTTTACCATGGCGCTCTAGAACAAATTGATAGGGAGAGAACGTTGATTAAATTCAGAAATGGAAGTATTAATATTTTGATTACTACGGATCTTGCTGCTCGTGGTTTGGATATCCCTGAAATTGATGCGGTGATTCACTATCAATTACCAGCTACGGAAGATGTGATGATTCATCGAAATGGTAGAACAGCCCGGATGCATTCCAATGGAACAGTCTATTTTTTATTAGATATCGATGATTATTTACCACCTTTTGTTGGGACAATTGATGGGGAAGAAGAACTTCCTAAAACATTGACTTTGCCGAAGCCATGCGACTGGAAAACCATGTATATTGGAGCAGGTAAAAAGGACAAAATCAATAAAATGGATATTGTAGGTATGTTAATGCAAAAGGGGCTATTACAAAAGGATGAACTTGGAAAGATTGAGGTATTGGATCATTCGGCTTATGTAGCCATAAAAAGAAGTAAAATTGTTAGGACCCTTCAGCTAATAAAGGAAGAGAAAATTAAGAACAAAAAAGTTAAGATGGAGATTTCGAACTAA